One genomic segment of Arthrobacter sp. JZ12 includes these proteins:
- the glgX gene encoding glycogen debranching protein GlgX: MELWPGDAYPLGATYDGTGTNFALFSEVAEKVELCLIDDDGTETRVALKEVDGYVWHGYLPTVAPGQKYGYRVHGPYNPAEGHRCNPNKLLLDPYAKAVHGKYNWDQSLFSYNFGDENSVNNDDSAENVMLGVVVNPFFDWDGDRKPRTPYHQSVIYEAHVKGLTQLHPEIPEELRGTYAGVAHPAVIAHLQKLGITALELMPVHQFVNDSTLEDKGLSNYWGYNTIGFFAPHNAYGSTGDLGEQVQEFKAMVRELHLAGIEVILDVVYNHTAEGNHLGPTLSMKGIDNAAYYRLVEDDKRYYMDYTGTGNSLNVRHPHSLQLLMDSLRYWVTEMHVDGFRFDLASALAREFYEVDRLSAFFELVQQDPVVSQVKLIAEPWDVGPGGYQVGNFPPQWTEWNGKYRDTVRDFWRGEPSSIGEFASRLTGSADLYEHSARRPVASINFVTAHDGFTLRDLVSYNEKHNEANGEGNNDGESHNRSWNCGVEGPTDDPKVQSLRARQQRNFIATLLLSQGVPMISHGDELGRTQEGNNNTYCQDSELSWIHWDNLDQPLLEFTAAVNRLRSEHPTFRRRRFFDGRPVRRGEGEALPDIVWLDTEGELMAPEDWNAGFGRSIGVFLNGQGIHGRDQRGQRITDVNFLLYFNANEDAVKFTIPSAEYGEMWDEVIDTAGVYADSDPIAAGATVNVEGKSMVVLRAHEEPEDVDHSVAASLAILANENTAKTVTP, translated from the coding sequence ATGGAACTTTGGCCAGGAGATGCCTATCCGCTGGGGGCAACCTATGACGGCACGGGTACCAACTTCGCGCTCTTCAGCGAGGTGGCAGAAAAAGTTGAGCTGTGCCTGATCGACGACGATGGGACCGAGACCCGTGTGGCCCTCAAGGAAGTAGACGGCTACGTCTGGCACGGATACCTGCCCACCGTGGCACCGGGACAGAAGTACGGGTACCGGGTGCACGGTCCCTACAACCCGGCGGAGGGTCACCGCTGCAACCCGAACAAGCTCCTGCTGGATCCCTACGCCAAGGCGGTCCACGGGAAGTACAACTGGGATCAGTCGCTGTTCAGCTACAACTTCGGCGACGAAAACTCCGTCAACAATGACGACTCAGCCGAGAACGTGATGCTCGGCGTCGTGGTCAACCCCTTCTTCGACTGGGACGGGGACCGCAAGCCCCGCACCCCGTACCACCAGTCGGTGATCTACGAAGCGCACGTCAAGGGACTCACGCAGCTGCACCCGGAGATTCCGGAGGAGCTGCGGGGCACCTACGCCGGCGTGGCGCACCCCGCCGTGATCGCGCACCTGCAGAAGCTGGGCATCACCGCGCTGGAACTGATGCCGGTGCACCAGTTCGTCAACGACAGCACGCTCGAGGACAAGGGCCTGTCAAACTACTGGGGCTACAACACCATCGGGTTCTTCGCGCCGCACAACGCGTATGGCTCCACCGGCGACCTGGGTGAGCAGGTGCAGGAGTTCAAGGCGATGGTCCGCGAACTGCACCTCGCGGGCATCGAGGTGATCCTCGACGTCGTCTACAACCACACAGCCGAGGGCAACCACCTGGGCCCCACCCTCTCCATGAAGGGCATCGACAACGCCGCGTACTACCGGCTGGTTGAAGACGACAAGCGTTACTACATGGACTACACGGGAACGGGTAACTCCCTGAACGTACGCCATCCCCACTCGCTGCAGCTCCTCATGGACTCACTGCGCTACTGGGTCACAGAGATGCACGTGGACGGCTTCCGCTTTGACCTTGCATCTGCCCTGGCCCGCGAGTTCTACGAGGTGGACCGGCTGTCGGCCTTCTTCGAACTCGTCCAGCAGGATCCCGTGGTGTCCCAGGTTAAGCTGATCGCCGAGCCGTGGGACGTTGGGCCCGGCGGTTACCAGGTAGGCAATTTCCCGCCGCAGTGGACGGAATGGAACGGCAAGTACCGGGACACCGTGCGCGACTTCTGGCGGGGAGAGCCCTCTAGTATCGGTGAGTTTGCCTCCCGCCTGACCGGTTCCGCCGACCTCTACGAACACTCCGCCCGCCGGCCCGTGGCATCGATCAACTTCGTCACCGCACATGACGGTTTCACGCTCCGCGACCTGGTGTCCTACAACGAGAAGCACAACGAGGCCAACGGCGAGGGCAACAACGACGGCGAATCGCACAACCGCTCCTGGAACTGCGGTGTAGAGGGGCCCACGGACGATCCGAAGGTCCAGTCCCTGCGTGCCCGGCAGCAGCGGAACTTCATCGCCACGCTCCTGCTGTCCCAGGGCGTGCCGATGATCTCCCACGGCGACGAGCTGGGGCGCACGCAGGAAGGCAACAACAACACCTACTGCCAGGACTCCGAGCTGTCGTGGATCCACTGGGATAACCTTGACCAGCCGCTGCTGGAATTCACCGCCGCCGTGAACAGGCTGCGCTCCGAGCACCCAACCTTCCGCCGTCGTCGGTTCTTCGACGGCCGGCCGGTACGGCGCGGTGAGGGCGAGGCGCTTCCCGACATCGTCTGGCTGGATACCGAAGGGGAGCTGATGGCGCCTGAGGACTGGAACGCCGGATTCGGCCGGTCCATCGGCGTCTTCCTGAACGGCCAGGGAATCCACGGCCGCGATCAGCGCGGCCAGCGCATTACCGACGTGAACTTCCTGCTGTACTTCAATGCGAACGAGGACGCCGTGAAGTTCACGATCCCGTCCGCAGAGTACGGCGAGATGTGGGACGAGGTGATTGACACGGCCGGTGTGTACGCCGACTCCGACCCCATCGCCGCCGGTGCCACCGTGAACGTTGAGGGCAAGTCCATGGTGGTGCTGCGTGCACATGAGGAACCTGAGGACGTCGACCACTCGGTTGCCGCGTCCCTGGCCATCCTCGCCAACGAGAACACCGCCAAGACCGTCACACCCTGA
- a CDS encoding NAD(P)H-hydrate epimerase — MLSAYTGKQVRAAEVPLLDAGLGDVLMQRAAHGLAQVAAAELAASGGVYGSTVVVLAGSGNNGGDALYAGARLQRRGAGTTAILTSDRVHADALAAFRAAGGRAEQLTDSNLDDLAARTAGADLVLDGILGTGGVGGLRDAAAELVKRTAAYGRPGRVVACDVPSGVNADTGEVSGQVLEADVTVTFGALKTGLVAGAGARAAGRVVPIDIGLNETLPTPDAYVLEPEDLRSLYAVPRPSDHKYSRGVLGIAAGSAMYPGAAVLVTGAALGTGVGMIRFLGPQAVTSLINTVHPEAVCSQDSVGESHVQAWLVGPGATEDEGQHQRAHDAIASGLPTVVDAGALPLLPETVGGNVILTPHAGELAALFERRGNSVSREAIEAAPADFARRAARETGATVLLKGSTTVVAAPSGELFCQTNATPWLATAGSGDTLAGILGALVATNADNDDVAAALGLPPSSRWGALAAAAAMLHGLAGRRAARSGPVVISDLPSYVGQVLAELIPLRDP; from the coding sequence ATGCTTAGTGCCTACACCGGGAAACAGGTTCGTGCAGCGGAGGTCCCGCTGCTCGATGCCGGCCTCGGGGATGTCCTCATGCAGAGGGCAGCGCACGGGCTTGCGCAGGTTGCCGCAGCAGAACTGGCGGCGAGCGGCGGAGTCTACGGAAGCACCGTCGTCGTACTCGCCGGAAGCGGCAACAACGGCGGCGACGCCCTCTACGCCGGAGCGCGCCTCCAGCGCCGCGGTGCGGGCACGACGGCGATCCTCACCTCCGACCGCGTCCACGCCGACGCGCTGGCCGCTTTCCGTGCGGCAGGAGGGCGCGCCGAGCAGCTCACCGATTCAAATCTCGACGACCTCGCTGCCCGCACAGCGGGCGCCGATCTGGTTCTAGACGGGATTCTCGGCACGGGTGGCGTCGGCGGGCTGCGCGACGCCGCGGCTGAGCTGGTGAAGCGGACGGCTGCCTACGGTCGCCCTGGGCGCGTTGTCGCGTGTGACGTGCCCAGCGGGGTCAACGCCGATACCGGTGAAGTCTCCGGGCAGGTCCTCGAAGCCGACGTCACTGTCACGTTCGGCGCCCTCAAGACCGGACTCGTGGCCGGCGCCGGCGCACGGGCGGCCGGGCGGGTTGTCCCGATCGATATTGGGCTAAACGAAACACTTCCCACGCCTGACGCGTACGTTCTTGAACCGGAGGACCTGCGCAGTCTCTACGCGGTGCCGCGTCCATCCGACCACAAGTACAGCCGCGGCGTACTTGGCATCGCTGCGGGATCCGCCATGTACCCAGGTGCCGCCGTGCTGGTGACCGGTGCGGCCCTGGGAACCGGCGTCGGTATGATCCGCTTCCTCGGTCCGCAGGCGGTGACCTCCCTAATCAACACCGTCCACCCCGAGGCAGTCTGCTCACAGGACTCGGTGGGCGAGTCCCACGTACAGGCGTGGCTTGTGGGGCCGGGTGCGACCGAAGACGAAGGCCAGCACCAGCGCGCACATGACGCCATTGCGTCCGGGCTGCCCACCGTCGTCGACGCCGGCGCCCTTCCGCTCCTTCCCGAAACCGTCGGCGGGAACGTGATCCTCACTCCGCACGCAGGTGAACTGGCGGCGCTCTTCGAACGGCGCGGGAACAGCGTCTCCCGGGAGGCCATTGAAGCCGCCCCCGCCGACTTCGCCCGCCGCGCTGCCCGGGAAACCGGTGCCACCGTGCTGCTCAAGGGCAGTACAACGGTGGTAGCGGCGCCCAGTGGCGAGCTGTTCTGCCAGACCAACGCCACCCCCTGGCTGGCCACCGCCGGCTCGGGCGACACCCTTGCGGGCATCCTGGGAGCGCTTGTTGCCACCAATGCTGACAATGACGACGTCGCCGCCGCCCTGGGCCTGCCGCCGTCGTCGCGCTGGGGCGCCCTCGCCGCAGCGGCAGCAATGCTGCACGGTCTTGCCGGCCGACGGGCAGCCCGCAGCGGCCCGGTAGTAATCAGCGATCTACCCAGTTATGTGGGCCAGGTGCTGGCCGAACTGATACCCCTTCGCGACCCTTGA
- the glmS gene encoding glutamine--fructose-6-phosphate transaminase (isomerizing) — protein MCGIVGYVGRNNGASLNSAVVEDVDSNGSHSALDVVMEGLRRLEYRGYDSAGVAVLTDQGIQSRKKSGKLTNLISELESTPLPNALTGIGHTRWATHGGPTDQNAHPHLADNGRLALIHNGIIENFAELKAELLEQGATFASDTDTEVAAVLLGSIYRRLAEEGTADALTKAMQEACQRLEGAFTLLAIHQDAPDVVVAARRNSPLVVGLGEGENFLGSDVSGFIDFTRRAVELGQDQVVTITPEEVTITDFFGAPAEGKEFEVNWDAAAAEKGGYSSFMEKEINDQPDAVGQTLLGRTDAKGNLILDELRINESILRSVDKIVVLACGTSAYAGSVAKYAIEHWCRIPTEVELSHEFRYRDPIVNEKTLVVAISQSGETMDTLMAVRYAREQGAKVVAICNTNGSTIPRESDAVLYTHAGPEIAVASTKAFLAQITAAYLLGLYLAQLRGNKYRDEIADILRDLNEMPQKIQKVLDNADAVKQLGRDMVDAKSVLFLGRHVGFPVAMEGALKLKELAYIHAEGFAAGELKHGPIALIEEGQPVVVVLPSPRGRDSLHAKVVSNIQEIRARGAITIVIAEEGDESAAAYSEHVIHVPQTSTLLAPLLTTVPLQIFALELATAKGYDVDQPRNLAKSVTVE, from the coding sequence ATGTGTGGAATCGTAGGATACGTAGGCCGTAACAACGGCGCATCACTCAACAGCGCCGTAGTCGAAGACGTCGATTCAAACGGCAGCCATAGCGCGCTCGATGTTGTCATGGAGGGCCTGCGCCGGCTCGAATACCGCGGTTACGACTCCGCAGGTGTTGCTGTGCTTACCGACCAGGGCATCCAGTCCCGCAAGAAGTCAGGCAAGCTGACCAACCTGATCTCCGAACTTGAATCAACGCCGCTCCCCAACGCGCTGACCGGCATCGGCCACACCCGCTGGGCCACCCACGGCGGACCCACCGATCAGAACGCCCACCCGCACCTGGCCGACAACGGGCGGCTCGCGCTGATCCACAACGGCATCATCGAAAACTTCGCCGAACTCAAGGCTGAACTGCTGGAGCAGGGCGCCACCTTCGCCTCGGACACCGACACCGAGGTTGCCGCCGTCCTTCTCGGCAGCATCTACCGCCGCCTCGCCGAAGAGGGCACGGCCGACGCCCTGACCAAGGCCATGCAGGAAGCCTGCCAGCGCCTTGAGGGCGCCTTCACACTGTTGGCCATCCACCAGGACGCGCCCGACGTCGTCGTTGCCGCCCGCCGCAACTCACCGCTGGTGGTGGGCCTGGGCGAGGGCGAGAACTTCCTCGGCTCCGACGTGTCCGGCTTCATCGACTTCACCCGCCGCGCGGTGGAGCTGGGCCAGGACCAGGTTGTCACCATCACTCCCGAAGAGGTGACCATCACCGACTTCTTCGGCGCCCCCGCTGAGGGCAAGGAGTTCGAGGTGAACTGGGATGCAGCCGCAGCCGAAAAGGGCGGCTACTCCTCCTTCATGGAGAAGGAAATCAACGACCAGCCTGACGCCGTTGGGCAGACCCTGCTGGGCCGCACCGACGCCAAGGGCAACCTCATTCTCGACGAGCTGCGCATCAACGAGTCGATCCTGCGCTCCGTGGACAAGATCGTGGTGCTCGCCTGCGGTACCTCGGCCTACGCCGGATCGGTTGCCAAGTACGCCATCGAGCACTGGTGCCGCATCCCCACCGAGGTGGAGCTCTCGCACGAGTTCCGCTACCGCGACCCAATTGTGAACGAGAAGACCCTCGTGGTTGCCATCTCGCAGTCCGGCGAGACCATGGACACCCTCATGGCTGTCCGTTACGCCCGCGAGCAGGGCGCCAAGGTCGTTGCCATCTGCAACACCAACGGCTCCACCATCCCGCGTGAGTCGGATGCGGTGCTGTACACCCACGCAGGTCCGGAAATCGCCGTCGCCTCCACCAAGGCATTCCTCGCGCAGATCACCGCCGCCTACCTGCTGGGTCTCTACCTCGCACAGCTGCGGGGTAACAAGTACCGCGACGAGATTGCCGACATCCTGCGCGACCTCAATGAGATGCCGCAGAAGATTCAGAAGGTGCTGGACAACGCCGACGCCGTCAAGCAGCTCGGCCGCGACATGGTGGACGCCAAGTCGGTCTTGTTCCTGGGTCGCCATGTCGGCTTCCCGGTTGCCATGGAGGGCGCGCTCAAGCTCAAGGAGCTCGCCTACATTCACGCCGAGGGTTTCGCTGCCGGCGAGCTCAAGCACGGCCCGATCGCACTGATCGAGGAGGGCCAGCCCGTCGTCGTCGTACTGCCATCCCCGCGCGGCCGCGACTCGCTGCACGCCAAGGTGGTCTCCAACATCCAGGAGATCCGCGCCCGCGGCGCGATCACCATTGTCATCGCAGAGGAAGGCGACGAGTCCGCAGCGGCGTACTCCGAGCACGTCATCCACGTGCCGCAGACCTCCACGCTGCTGGCACCGCTGCTGACCACGGTTCCGCTGCAGATCTTCGCGCTTGAGCTGGCAACGGCCAAGGGCTACGACGTCGACCAGCCCCGCAACCTCGCCAAGTCCGTCACGGTCGAGTAA
- a CDS encoding M15 family metallopeptidase: MLTTAAVLVVLTACGSQPPSIDAGTTTAVAPTVSPSPSATPTGSIPAPAQRTPEPTVASEPAGDAPSSLAAVPTTTAATAAPEPSAPPAAAPNPEVDDPASITVVVNKRRPLDPIDYFPFGLVLPAVPLAVQEANGLLRGETAAAVEDMFAAAQSDGVGLTVVSGYRSYQDQVSTYNHWVAQNGGNTAAADRISARAGHSEHQTGLAFDVGQSDGACTLSPCFADTAAGQWMAANAHRFGFILRYPGNAEGITGFAAESWHYRFVGEETAAAMRQSGVATLEEHFGLPPAPGY; this comes from the coding sequence ATGCTGACCACCGCGGCAGTACTTGTCGTGCTCACAGCCTGCGGATCTCAGCCTCCTTCGATTGACGCCGGTACGACGACGGCGGTAGCACCTACCGTCTCCCCCTCACCTTCAGCTACTCCCACCGGCAGCATTCCGGCTCCTGCGCAGCGGACCCCCGAACCTACGGTGGCGTCGGAACCCGCTGGGGACGCGCCGTCGTCGTTGGCGGCCGTGCCCACCACCACAGCGGCAACGGCCGCACCGGAGCCAAGCGCTCCCCCAGCCGCGGCTCCGAACCCTGAGGTGGACGATCCGGCGTCGATCACCGTTGTTGTGAATAAGCGCCGGCCGCTCGATCCGATCGACTATTTCCCCTTCGGACTGGTGCTTCCGGCCGTTCCACTGGCCGTGCAGGAAGCAAACGGCCTGTTGCGAGGCGAGACTGCCGCCGCTGTGGAGGACATGTTCGCGGCAGCGCAGAGCGACGGGGTGGGGCTGACGGTGGTGAGCGGCTACCGCTCGTACCAGGATCAGGTGTCCACCTACAACCACTGGGTGGCGCAGAACGGCGGCAACACCGCCGCGGCCGACCGCATTTCCGCACGCGCGGGCCATTCCGAACATCAGACCGGGCTGGCGTTCGACGTGGGCCAGTCCGACGGCGCCTGCACCCTTTCGCCCTGCTTCGCCGACACCGCGGCCGGGCAGTGGATGGCGGCCAATGCGCACCGGTTCGGCTTCATCCTCCGCTATCCGGGCAATGCCGAGGGCATCACCGGGTTTGCCGCCGAGTCCTGGCACTACCGCTTCGTCGGCGAAGAGACGGCGGCGGCGATGCGTCAATCGGGCGTTGCGACGCTGGAGGAGCACTTCGGCCTTCCGCCGGCGCCCGGTTACTGA
- the rplM gene encoding 50S ribosomal protein L13, giving the protein MRTYTPKPGDINRQWHVIDATDVVLGRLASQTATLLRGKHKPTFAPHMDMGDFVIIINAEKVALTGAKLEQKRAYRHSGYPGGLKSVNYAELLEKNPVRAVEKAIKGMLPKNSLAAQQISKLKVYRGAEHPHAAQKPQTFEITQVAQ; this is encoded by the coding sequence GTGCGTACGTACACCCCGAAGCCCGGCGACATCAACCGCCAGTGGCACGTCATTGACGCCACCGACGTTGTCCTAGGCCGTCTTGCCAGCCAGACCGCAACACTGCTGCGCGGAAAGCACAAGCCGACCTTTGCCCCCCATATGGATATGGGCGACTTCGTCATCATCATCAACGCTGAGAAGGTAGCCCTCACCGGCGCCAAGCTCGAGCAGAAGCGCGCTTACCGCCACTCCGGTTACCCGGGCGGCCTTAAGTCCGTGAACTACGCAGAGCTGCTGGAGAAGAACCCGGTTCGCGCTGTTGAGAAGGCCATCAAGGGCATGCTCCCCAAGAACTCCCTGGCTGCCCAGCAGATCAGCAAGCTGAAGGTCTACCGCGGTGCAGAGCACCCGCACGCGGCCCAGAAGCCCCAGACTTTCGAAATCACCCAGGTCGCTCAGTAG
- the coaA gene encoding type I pantothenate kinase yields MFRPRGRIPRVTEQARTNGATTTADAGVTPFVELDRQTWARLSNELESPLNLEDIQRLRGLGDALNLDEVREVYLPLSRLLSLYVAAAGELHAATNTFLGETTKRTPFVIGVAGSVAVGKSTTARVLRELLRRWPGTPNVELVTTDGFLYPNEELERRGLMQRKGFPESYDRRRLLRFVSEVKSGAEEVRAPWYSHLSYNIVPGREVVVRRPDVLIVEGLNVLAPARMRADGRSGLALSDFFDFSIYVDAKTSYIEEWYVQRFQSLRSGAFANPESYFHRYASLTDVEARETALNIWHRINEPNLMENVLPTRGRATLVLTKEADHSIRRMLLRKT; encoded by the coding sequence ATGTTCCGGCCAAGGGGCAGAATTCCTAGGGTGACTGAGCAAGCCCGGACCAACGGCGCCACGACAACAGCGGACGCCGGCGTCACTCCCTTCGTTGAACTGGACCGCCAAACCTGGGCGCGCCTGTCCAACGAGCTCGAATCGCCTCTGAACCTCGAGGACATCCAGCGCCTGCGGGGTCTTGGTGACGCGCTGAACCTCGACGAGGTGCGGGAGGTCTACCTCCCTCTGTCCCGCCTGCTCTCGCTCTACGTGGCTGCCGCTGGTGAGCTGCATGCCGCCACCAACACCTTCCTCGGGGAGACCACCAAGCGCACGCCGTTCGTTATCGGCGTGGCGGGCTCGGTCGCCGTCGGAAAGTCGACGACGGCGCGTGTGCTGCGGGAGCTGCTTCGCCGCTGGCCCGGCACACCGAACGTTGAACTGGTCACTACCGACGGCTTCCTCTACCCCAATGAGGAACTGGAACGGCGCGGCCTCATGCAGCGCAAGGGCTTTCCGGAGTCCTACGACCGGCGTCGGCTGCTGCGGTTCGTGAGCGAGGTCAAGAGCGGTGCCGAGGAGGTTCGCGCCCCCTGGTACTCGCACCTGAGCTACAACATCGTGCCCGGGCGCGAGGTGGTGGTCCGCCGTCCTGACGTCCTGATCGTCGAAGGACTGAACGTCCTCGCGCCGGCCCGGATGCGTGCGGATGGGCGATCGGGCCTGGCCCTCAGCGACTTCTTCGATTTCTCCATATATGTTGACGCGAAAACCTCCTATATTGAGGAGTGGTACGTCCAGCGTTTCCAGTCGCTGCGCAGCGGTGCCTTCGCGAATCCGGAGTCATACTTCCACCGGTACGCCTCGCTTACAGATGTAGAGGCGCGCGAGACGGCGTTGAACATCTGGCATCGCATCAACGAACCGAACCTGATGGAGAACGTCCTGCCCACCCGCGGCCGAGCCACCCTGGTGCTTACCAAGGAAGCCGACCACTCGATCCGAAGAATGCTGCTACGCAAAACCTGA
- the mscL gene encoding large conductance mechanosensitive channel protein MscL produces the protein MLNGFKNFIMKGNVIDLAVAVVIGAAFSAVVNSLVESVLMPFISAIVGSPNFDDFAKVTLNGNEIQFGVFLTALVNFLLIAAAVYFVIVMPMNKLIEHRDRKLHIEDKPAEVDPQIALLTEIRDSLRERA, from the coding sequence ATGCTGAACGGATTCAAGAATTTCATCATGAAGGGCAATGTCATCGACCTGGCTGTGGCCGTGGTCATCGGTGCTGCCTTCAGCGCCGTTGTGAACTCTCTCGTGGAGAGCGTCCTCATGCCTTTCATTTCGGCGATAGTGGGCTCGCCCAACTTCGACGATTTCGCCAAGGTGACGCTGAACGGGAACGAGATCCAGTTCGGTGTTTTCCTGACAGCCCTGGTGAACTTCCTGCTGATCGCAGCGGCCGTCTACTTCGTCATCGTGATGCCCATGAATAAGCTGATCGAGCATCGGGACCGCAAGCTGCACATCGAGGACAAGCCGGCGGAAGTGGATCCGCAGATCGCGCTGCTCACCGAGATCCGGGACAGCCTTCGCGAGCGCGCCTGA
- a CDS encoding holo-ACP synthase: MIIGIGVDVVDVPRFERQLERTPGLRDRLFVASERALNTRSLAARFAAKEAVAKALGAPAGMNWQDCWIGVDTNGSPVVEVSGTVLAVAEARGVNRWHLSLSHDGDVATAMVVAEGEYPEVTR, from the coding sequence GTGATCATCGGCATCGGTGTGGACGTTGTCGACGTGCCCCGGTTCGAGCGCCAGCTTGAGCGCACGCCGGGGCTGCGCGACCGGCTGTTCGTGGCAAGCGAGCGGGCGCTCAACACGCGCTCGCTCGCAGCACGGTTTGCGGCCAAGGAAGCTGTTGCCAAGGCTTTGGGCGCACCGGCGGGCATGAACTGGCAGGACTGCTGGATCGGCGTGGACACCAACGGAAGCCCGGTTGTCGAGGTCTCCGGCACGGTCCTGGCCGTCGCCGAGGCCCGCGGAGTGAACCGGTGGCACCTCTCATTGAGTCACGACGGTGACGTTGCAACCGCCATGGTTGTAGCCGAAGGAGAATATCCGGAGGTCACCCGCTAG
- the glmM gene encoding phosphoglucosamine mutase — translation MSRLFGTDGVRGQANGLLTAELALQLAQAAAVVLGHQQSEGRRPTAVIARDPRISGDFIAAAVEAGLASSGVDVYDAGVLPTPAAAFLVADLNADFGVMISASHNPAPDNGIKFLARGGKKLDDAVEDAIEAQLSSPVRRPVGPDVGRIQRFADAEDRYIVHLLQSLPHRLDGLKIVLDCANGAASGCSPQVFSDAGAQVIVIGADPDGNNINDGCGSTHLEMLQAAVLEHGAHLGIAHDGDADRCLAVDHEGTVVDGDQIMAIMAVALNSAGRLKDSTLVATVMSNLGLKLALRDAGISLLETSVGDRYVLEGMRDGDFSLGGEQSGHVIFADYATTGDGVLTGLQLAAQVAGTGRSLKDLATIMTKFPQVLINVKGVDKSSVSSDAEVQRAVREAQQELGETGRVLLRPSGTEPVVRVMVEAADMETAERTAAALAGVVQNQLALEPA, via the coding sequence ATGAGTAGATTATTTGGGACCGATGGTGTCCGCGGTCAGGCGAACGGCCTTCTCACCGCAGAACTCGCTTTGCAGCTGGCCCAGGCGGCCGCCGTCGTACTGGGACACCAGCAGTCCGAGGGCCGGCGACCCACCGCCGTCATCGCACGCGATCCCCGCATCAGCGGCGACTTCATCGCCGCAGCGGTGGAGGCCGGGCTGGCCAGTTCGGGCGTGGACGTGTACGACGCCGGCGTCCTCCCCACGCCGGCAGCCGCCTTCCTCGTCGCGGACCTGAATGCCGACTTCGGCGTCATGATCTCCGCCTCGCATAACCCGGCACCGGACAACGGCATCAAGTTCCTGGCCCGCGGCGGCAAGAAGCTCGACGACGCAGTGGAAGACGCCATTGAAGCGCAGCTCAGCTCGCCGGTGCGCCGCCCGGTCGGCCCCGACGTCGGACGCATCCAGCGCTTCGCAGACGCCGAAGACCGTTACATCGTTCATCTGCTCCAGTCCCTGCCGCACCGCCTTGACGGGCTCAAGATCGTGCTGGACTGCGCCAACGGCGCCGCCAGCGGCTGCTCGCCCCAGGTGTTTTCCGACGCCGGCGCCCAGGTGATCGTCATCGGTGCCGACCCTGACGGCAACAACATCAACGACGGCTGCGGCTCCACCCACCTCGAAATGCTGCAGGCCGCCGTGCTCGAACACGGCGCACACCTCGGAATCGCCCACGACGGCGACGCCGACCGCTGCCTCGCCGTCGACCACGAGGGCACCGTCGTGGACGGCGACCAGATCATGGCGATCATGGCCGTCGCACTCAACTCTGCCGGCCGCCTGAAGGACAGCACGCTCGTGGCAACGGTCATGAGCAACCTCGGACTCAAGCTCGCCCTCCGTGACGCCGGCATCAGCCTGCTCGAAACCAGCGTCGGTGACCGCTACGTGCTCGAAGGCATGCGCGACGGCGACTTCAGCCTGGGCGGCGAACAGTCCGGCCACGTGATCTTCGCCGACTACGCCACCACCGGCGACGGCGTCCTCACCGGCCTGCAGCTCGCAGCCCAGGTGGCGGGTACCGGCCGCAGCCTGAAGGACCTGGCCACGATCATGACCAAGTTCCCGCAGGTCCTCATCAACGTGAAGGGCGTGGACAAGTCCAGCGTCAGTAGCGACGCCGAGGTTCAGCGCGCCGTCCGTGAGGCACAGCAGGAACTCGGTGAAACCGGCCGCGTGCTCCTTCGCCCGTCCGGCACAGAGCCCGTAGTCCGCGTGATGGTCGAGGCCGCCGACATGGAAACCGCTGAGCGCACCGCTGCCGCACTGGCCGGCGTAGTGCAGAACCAGTTGGCGCTCGAACCCGCCTAA
- the rpsI gene encoding 30S ribosomal protein S9 yields MAQNTEELNEPTEELTSYTSESAPVSDAPAKERPALTVGGSAVGRRKEAVARVRVVPGTGKWTVNGRELSDYFPNKLHQQEVNDPFKLLELDGAYDVIARIHGGGPSGQAGALRLGVARALNEIDRENNRPALKKAGFLTRDARVIERKKAGLKKARKAPQYSKR; encoded by the coding sequence GTGGCTCAGAACACTGAAGAGCTGAACGAACCCACCGAGGAGCTCACCAGCTACACCTCGGAATCCGCGCCCGTTTCGGACGCACCTGCCAAGGAGCGCCCCGCGCTGACCGTCGGCGGCTCCGCCGTTGGTCGCCGCAAGGAAGCTGTTGCACGCGTTCGCGTTGTGCCCGGCACCGGCAAGTGGACCGTCAACGGCCGCGAACTGTCGGACTACTTCCCGAACAAGCTGCACCAGCAGGAAGTCAACGATCCGTTCAAGCTCCTCGAGCTCGACGGCGCGTACGACGTCATCGCCCGCATCCACGGCGGCGGCCCCTCCGGCCAGGCCGGTGCACTGCGCCTCGGCGTTGCTCGCGCACTCAACGAGATCGACCGCGAGAACAACCGCCCGGCACTGAAGAAGGCCGGCTTCCTGACCCGCGACGCTCGCGTCATCGAGCGTAAGAAGGCTGGTCTGAAGAAGGCACGCAAGGCGCCTCAGTACTCCAAGCGCTAG